The DNA region TCTCATGATATGATTAATATACACTATGACCGGTGTTCAAGAActgtttttatttctttcagCTTCTTGCGCCATTTCAATTCTTCTCATTCTCTTCTGATTCTCTTGCTGTTGCTTGATGAACATACTGAGTCTTTCTAATAAAAATTGTTTGTCATGTCCTTCAAGTACCAACTGATTCTTCAACACTTTAACCATATGTCTATTAGCTGAATTGACAGCCGTGTAATAATACAACAAAAGAGATAAGAGCATAAGTACAGGTACGGCGAATCCTGCAGTACTCaagaaagaaatgaaatctTGCAACCATTTGGGGGCGTCATAAAAAACTTTTTGTACAGTATACCAAACATAAGGGACGTTTTGAAACGGACCGCAGCTTGAAGACGGTACAAGTTCTGATACAGAAAACATCAATGGTAACAGGGCGAATACGAAAGAAACTAATAAGACTATCATGAACATGGAGTTTGATCGtgacaccctatatattattCCACTAGGCTCAGAATTGAACAAACAGGCGAATTTTTTGACGTAAAATATACAAAACAAGTGGATAACAGCCATAAATGAGAGAAGGGGGGTGTAAAAGCAACCAATCCAAACAAGAGTCTGAGTGTAAACTACATCAAGGACGTGCTTTGGTAAGTCGAAAGTTTGTGCACCGATAAACGTACAAAATCTGTTGTTGAAATGTTTGGCGATGAGAGATCtcggaaaatttataaaaaacgTAACCATTATGGTCGAAACGAAATCCGTGAGAAAAAGCTTGTAAATTTGTTGACCCACGTAGGTTTCCCAACATTTAGTGGACGACCTGCATTTATCCCCTTTACaagtaattttggcatataaaGAAGCATAAAAAACAATCAACGCTGCCATCCTGAGGAATACTGTCCTGAACAATGTCAATCTCACCACGAATATTGGTGAGTAGTTCTCGAAAATTatcagatatcgaaaaataaatggAATCACCATATTCAAACCGACAATAGTCAAAGAGGGTAGAAACTCATAGAACAGTTTTTCATAGTTCAGCGCGTCTTCTATGAATTCTTTGAGCTTTTCAGTGCAGAagctgaaaatgaaatatatcgcaCAACCACAGAAAATCAAAATCCCTAAAACGACAGAATTCACGAGAATTCTtatcaaatataattttgttcGTTCGCTACTTGTTCTGTTTTGTCTCTCGTCTTCTATTCTTTCAGCTTCTAAATTTCCTTTTATCTCATTATATATGGCTTGATGTTTGATTGCTGCTGATTTAGCATCGTGTATACAAAAATCCCATCCTCCAAATATCATGTTACAGTAAAGGTAGAATTGGCCTTCGCCTTCAATCAGTCTTTCTTTGAACCCCTTGGCACCTGCTTTGACCATGCACATCAAAGATACGATTAAGTATACTAAAGTCACTATAACATACGCTAGGGGAAAATTGTAGAATATGTTGGCATTACcaattgaataattcaaaatttcggaAGGATAATAACCGTAAAATAAATATGTACATTCCATAAAACCTGTACCTTGCACCAAATTCAAAACTGTAATGACAGGATTGATTTCTTCTGAACACACGGAACTTGTAGTATTTGTGTAATTACTTTCTATTTGTTCGGGGTTCCAGAGCACATATGGCAATGTGATGAAACTGAATATAattgcaaatataaaaatatttaagAATAAGAGCCACTTAAGGAAGAGAAAATATGATACAACCCCTGTGCCAAAACGACCTTCAATCGTCTTGAGATCTCCTTTCCATACTTCAATTTTATCATAGTACTCTGACAATCTAGTGTGAAATTTTTTCCACAGTTTTCTTCTTTTCCATTTGAACTGCTCATATCCTTG from Coccinella septempunctata chromosome 1, icCocSept1.1, whole genome shotgun sequence includes:
- the LOC123320852 gene encoding transmembrane channel-like protein 7; amino-acid sequence: MSGGAKKKPTKTQGWEEAGSEFYQESYPAADGELDVFQKDPQHLATLLPSKQTRAVTTLQATIRMRTNRSTSERTMRRQATLRSRKDSTVHRRASTTQDVQVSMLPDLSENISNEQTIWEEIMQIKTMPIPMAQKKELKAKILNQPNLRLQGYEQFKWKRRKLWKKFHTRLSEYYDKIEVWKGDLKTIEGRFGTGVVSYFLFLKWLLFLNIFIFAIIFSFITLPYVLWNPEQIESNYTNTTSSVCSEEINPVITVLNLVQGTGFMECTYLFYGYYPSEILNYSIGNANIFYNFPLAYVIVTLVYLIVSLMCMVKAGAKGFKERLIEGEGQFYLYCNMIFGGWDFCIHDAKSAAIKHQAIYNEIKGNLEAERIEDERQNRTSSERTKLYLIRILVNSVVLGILIFCGCAIYFIFSFCTEKLKEFIEDALNYEKLFYEFLPSLTIVGLNMVIPFIFRYLIIFENYSPIFVVRLTLFRTVFLRMAALIVFYASLYAKITCKGDKCRSSTKCWETYVGQQIYKLFLTDFVSTIMVTFFINFPRSLIAKHFNNRFCTFIGAQTFDLPKHVLDVVYTQTLVWIGCFYTPLLSFMAVIHLFCIFYVKKFACLFNSEPSGIIYRVSRSNSMFMIVLLVSFVFALLPLMFSVSELVPSSSCGPFQNVPYVWYTVQKVFYDAPKWLQDFISFLSTAGFAVPVLMLLSLLLYYYTAVNSANRHMVKVLKNQLVLEGHDKQFLLERLSMFIKQQQENQKRMRRIEMAQEAERNKNSS